CTATTTTGGTGAGCGTGATACGTTTGTAGGCTTTGACAGTCAGAAATTCGGTCTGGTCCGCGCAGGTCGGGTGTTAACACCAATATACGAGCTGGTTGACTGGCCCGGATCAAACCCGGGTTTGGGTGATGTCTGGGACTGGGGTGGATACATCGGTGGTCGTAAGCATAATGATCGTCAGTCCGATACAATTCGCTGGATTTGCTCTGCGGCAAGCTGTTGAACTTTACGATACTTATGATGAAAAAATCAGGGCTTGTGACAAAGCTCTGGAACAGAAGCTCAACACATTTGACAGCAAAGATGATAAAGACTCTCAAAAGCCTTCTACGCCAGATAAGCCTTCAAAAAAACGGAAGTCCCGTTGCGCTCCAGACTTTGATGTGCGTTCAGAGCTCAACCGGGTGAGCGGTGTCGATCTGACTGATATCGACGGCATCGACGAAATTACGGCTCTGAAGATTGTTTCAGAAATCGGTTTGGATATG
Above is a window of Endozoicomonas montiporae CL-33 DNA encoding:
- a CDS encoding porin — encoded protein: MGNVEPNKKGNRGSLFIKVECNRLGWRGYAKFDGLPEHTRFIWQVETGYVDPSFSPRSGSYFGERDTFVGFDSQKFGLVRAGRVLTPIYELVDWPGSNPGLGDVWDWGGYIGGRKHNDRQSDTIRWICSAASC